A single window of Coleofasciculus sp. FACHB-T130 DNA harbors:
- a CDS encoding IS630 family transposase (programmed frameshift), which produces MPAPYTYDLRQKAIEAVKRGERKTNVAKMFNISRNSLDLWLKREAQTGDCQAITHFQKGCRHKITDWERFRAFAQQYGGKTQAQMAKLWGDKVTQQNISHALKKIGLTRKKTYGYREPDESKRQAFQARLKRIPYPQVVYVDEAGIDNRDDYPYGYCQRGKRFYALKCGKRTGRVSWIAALKLGKLFAPMTFVGSCNRDLFEQWLGECLVPQLHPGDVIVIDNASFHHSQTIEEIVTEAGCEIWYLPPYSPDLNKIEHWWSVLKNWMRQRWDEFDSVRDCVDAAFKQCPNVFA; this is translated from the exons ATGCCTGCTCCCTACACCTATGACCTGCGCCAAAAAGCAATCGAAGCGGTTAAACGAGGAGAACGCAAAACAAACGTAGCGAAGATGTTTAACATCAGTCGTAATAGCCTAGACCTATGGCTGAAGCGGGAAGCACAAACGGGGGATTGTCAAGCCATCACCCACTTTCAAAAAGGCTGTCGCCATAAAATTACTGATTGGGAACGCTTTCGAGCGTTTGCTCAACAGTATGGAGGCAAGACCCAGGCGCAGATGGCGAAGCTGTGGGGCGATAAAGTGACGCAGCAAAACATCAGCCATGCCCTAAAAAAGATTGGTTTGACCCGT AAAAAAACATATGGGTATCGAGAACCGGATGAGTCCAAGCGTCAAGCCTTTCAAGCCCGATTGAAGCGTATCCCCTATCCTCAAGTCGTATACGTGGATGAAGCAGGCATCGATAACCGAGATGACTATCCCTATGGCTACTGCCAGAGGGGAAAACGCTTCTATGCCCTCAAGTGTGGCAAACGCACTGGGCGAGTCAGTTGGATTGCCGCACTCAAACTCGGAAAGTTATTTGCACCGATGACCTTTGTCGGCTCCTGTAATCGGGACTTGTTTGAGCAGTGGTTAGGAGAGTGTCTGGTCCCGCAATTGCACCCAGGGGATGTGATTGTCATTGATAATGCTAGTTTCCACCATTCTCAGACGATTGAGGAAATTGTCACAGAAGCCGGGTGTGAAATCTGGTATCTGCCTCCCTATTCTCCAGACTTGAACAAGATCGAGCATTGGTGGAGTGTGCTGAAAAATTGGATGCGGCAACGCTGGGATGAGTTTGATAGCGTTCGCGA